GAAGAAGCATAATCACTATccaatataataatatcatctaAAGCAGATGATTGCttgctatttttatttgatagCTCTGAAAAGCTTTCTTCTTTCAACTGCACATCTgtatctttttcttctatatTGGTATCTTGCTCTTTTGTATTGGTATCTACGGCCTCGATATTTGAACCTGTTCTAGGTTCATTCACATCGGTATCCGATATGTTTGAATCATAATCTTTACTATCAGTAGCCATTCTTAAATCTTGTTCTATCTTTTCTTGTTGTAACTGGTCTAATCTTGAATTATACTCTGCTCTCAACAAAGGTACCAACGGTTGAAACTCTATCTTATAAGTGTTTAACAGAGTCTGTTTCTTATTTGTCTTGGGATAAAAGACTTTATGTTCGTCCAAAATACGTTTGATCTGTTTAACTGTTAATGAGCTGGGGTCGAACCCATCTTCTAAATACTCCAACGAATCCATGATCGTCTCTCTCTGAGTTTGCTGTGGTGgtgatatatatatatatataaacaaatatatatatatatatgtatatgtatatgtatGAGATGCCTTAAAGTGGTATGGTAAATATGTCCAGTTCAAGTAATACAACAACACACTCCCAACAATTACCtttatttatatctatCCAATCTAGGAAGTTATCGAATCATTTATTATGAAGCCCATCAATTAGCCATTCCAACAGCTTTCCCgtttcaattgatttctGATATTCGTGTTTGTCACAAAATCCATCTCATCGCCGAGAATGTGAAAAATAAAGCCgcgaaaaatatttcactatagtgaaaaaattaattaatttgtGACACGCCCCATAAAATTTCcaatataatttctaatGACCAATCTCtttcaaagaaaaacatCGGTATCTATAACTAAATGTCTCTATATGGCATTTAAAATCATGTATTCCACTACATcaaaaacttttaaaaaaatacaaaaaaaaaaaatttaataatagtaatcaCAAATATACATCTCTCTTTCTCAAATCTTCCTAATAGGCCTTGAAAAATGTTATCATTACACTTCTACTATGCAAACTTACAATTCTTGTCTCTGTTCCATTGTCACCACGTTTTGTCAAGGTATCTTATTATCTGAAACACGATGGACTCTTCCGTTATGTCTATGTCTTTGTCGGCCGGAAGTTTTCCAGGGGAGCCATCGATGGCTTGAGACTCGGCCCTTCAAGGGACACATCAATAAGCTGAAATTGTGGACACACCCTATATAAACGATCTATCATATTATCAATCTAAAAGTAATGTAATGATAACCTGCCAAAAataaagcaaaaaaaaggtaaatAAGCTTTTGTTTGAATAATGTCCAGCCCAGCGCAATCGGTTTCCCGTTCTCGTTCACGCAACGACGTTTACCCTTCCGAGTCAGAATCTAGCTCATCTATCTCTACTGCATCTGCTTCGAATGCAAACTTGCCTCAACTTGaacaattatcaattaatggTAATTCTGTTTCTCTCCAACGTAGTGCTCAATTTTCGCTTCGTGATGATTACAACCTTGTAAGTGCTGATTCTAAGTTGAATGCTCTTcaagatattcaaaaaaagaatattgcTAGGAGGTTGTCTCAATCCCAAACACAGAACCCTGGAATTAATAAAGCTGATATTGAGTCAGAAAGTGTAGATCAGACTCCTTTCTGTCCTCAACAAGACGATGCTGACGCTAATGCCATCGCGATGCCCAGGTTCCGTAATCGTACCTTATCTATGTCAGCGCAAAGTACCATTCCTGATGTTGTAGCACAAGAAAATGATAGCATTGCAAGTTCAAATTCAAGTCAATCGAACAAAAACGGTGCGTTGGTGAAAGCAACAACTAGCCAAGTGAAAAAGGATGATAGTAAATATAAGATGGGGATGTTGGCTGACGACCCTACTCAGCATATCTTGGAACATCCATCTCCTGAATTGGTAGAATTGTATTCTAATGTTCAAAAATGTAGAGActtgagaaaaaaatatcaaacaGTATCTTTCCAATATGATTCGCAAAATCctaaaaatgatgaagCTAAATGGGAAATATACCCTACACCCCCTAAACCTTCGTATGATCCCGTTTCAAAGACTGTTTTAAAAGTTCAGAATGTTCCCGATCATGAGATCTTTGATTATGATTCTTGTGAGATACCAGGTATAGATCCTAATTGGGATTTCCAACTGAATTCAGATGATACTTTTTGTGTATTTGCTAAAAATGATCCTAATAAAACgttaattgataataatatcccCACTTTACGTGATTATTATgttgatttagaaaaaatcatattaaTCTCTTCAGATGGCCCATCTAAATCGTTTGCATTTAGAAGATTGCAATATTTAGAAGCTCGTTGGAATCTATATTATCTATTGAATGAATATCATGAGACAAATatatcaaagaaaaatccTCATAGAGATTTTTATAACGTTAGAAAAGTTGATACTCACGTTCATCATTCAGCTTGTATGAATCAAAAACATCTTttaagatttattaaacatAAATTAAGACATAATGGAGATGAAAAAGTTATCTTTAGAGATGATAAAGTTTTAACTTTGAATCAAGTGTTTGAATCGTTAAATTTGACAGGCTATGATTTATCCATTGATACTCTAGATATGCATGCCCACAAAGATACTTTCCACAgatttgataaattcaatttgaaatataatcCAATTGGTGAATCACGTCTaagagaaatatttatgaaaACAGATAATTTCATTCAAGGTCGTTATTTAGCTGAAATTACAAGACAAGTGTTTGCCGATATcgaatattcaaaatatcaaaatagtGAATTTAGAATATCTATTTATGGTAGATCGATTGATGAATGGGATAAATTGGCTACATGgattattgataataaattgatttcTCATAACGTTCGTTGGTTGATTCAAATCCCTCGTTTATATGGGATATATAAATCAACAGGAATTATATCCAATTTTCAACAGATTTgtacaaatatttttaaacctTTATTTGAGGTTACACGTAATCCACAATCGCACCCAAAATTGCATGTTTTCCTACAAAGAGTTATTGGGTTTGATTCAGTGGATGATGAATCGAAAGTTGATAGAAGATTTCATAAGAAATACCCAATCCCATCTCTTTGGGAATCTTCTCAAAATCCCCCTTATTCATACTACTTATATTATCTATATTCTAATTTGgcttatttaaatcaatggAGGGCCAAAAGAGGTTTCAATACACTTGTTTTAAGACCGCATTGTGGTGAAGCTGGGGATCCAGaacatttaatttcttcatattTGGTATCGCATGGGATTTCTCATGgtattttattaagaaaaGTTCCATTTGTTCAAtatctatattatttagatcAAATCGGTATTGCTATGTCACCGTTGTCTAATAatgcattatttttaacgTATGATAAAAACCCATTTCCTCATTACTTTAAAAGAGGTTTAAACGTTTCCTTGTCTACTGATGATCCTTTACAATTTTCTTATACCAGAGAACctttaattgaagaatattCAGTTGCTGCACaaatttacaaattatCTAACGTTGATATGTGTGAATTAGCAAGAAATTCAGTCTTACAAAGTGGTTGGGAAactgaaattaaaaaacatTGGATAGGTGAAAATTTCACAGTAGATGGAATGGAAGGTAATGATTTGGCTAAGACAAATGTTCCAGACATTAGAATTTCTTATAGAGATGACACTTTGAAAACAGAATTAGAACTAGTTAATCATTTTGCAAATTTCACATAAGAATACCCTGAGTtgtttagaaaataaatctcATAGAAGtcgataataataatgtgaccaaaccaaataaatacaaaaacatttttttctaattatAAGTAATTTTTCACACTTTTTTGtatgtatatttatatttatatatatatatatatatttattctttattctaactaattttatttactgACGTTTTGCAATATTTCGGGATTTTTAGTTACATCTTTCGCAACCTACATACGCAGGCTTtacatttttcaatatacatattgataaaaaataaaaagatatGTAAGCATacatttaaaaatgtaaatataaGATTAAGCCAAGCCATCTAAAATAATAGCttaatcaattttaaaaattaaaaagtaTGTATAAACGActttactattatttttaatttaactttatttattttctgaatcatattttattaacaagccataattattagataataagTCTAAT
This DNA window, taken from Henningerozyma blattae CBS 6284 chromosome 3, complete genome, encodes the following:
- the TBLA0C01920 gene encoding uncharacterized protein (similar to Saccharomyces cerevisiae AMD1 (YML035C); ancestral locus Anc_5.578), with the translated sequence MSSPAQSVSRSRSRNDVYPSESESSSSISTASASNANLPQLEQLSINGNSVSLQRSAQFSLRDDYNLVSADSKLNALQDIQKKNIARRLSQSQTQNPGINKADIESESVDQTPFCPQQDDADANAIAMPRFRNRTLSMSAQSTIPDVVAQENDSIASSNSSQSNKNGALVKATTSQVKKDDSKYKMGMLADDPTQHILEHPSPELVELYSNVQKCRDLRKKYQTVSFQYDSQNPKNDEAKWEIYPTPPKPSYDPVSKTVLKVQNVPDHEIFDYDSCEIPGIDPNWDFQLNSDDTFCVFAKNDPNKTLIDNNIPTLRDYYVDLEKIILISSDGPSKSFAFRRLQYLEARWNLYYLLNEYHETNISKKNPHRDFYNVRKVDTHVHHSACMNQKHLLRFIKHKLRHNGDEKVIFRDDKVLTLNQVFESLNLTGYDLSIDTLDMHAHKDTFHRFDKFNLKYNPIGESRLREIFMKTDNFIQGRYLAEITRQVFADIEYSKYQNSEFRISIYGRSIDEWDKLATWIIDNKLISHNVRWLIQIPRLYGIYKSTGIISNFQQICTNIFKPLFEVTRNPQSHPKLHVFLQRVIGFDSVDDESKVDRRFHKKYPIPSLWESSQNPPYSYYLYYLYSNLAYLNQWRAKRGFNTLVLRPHCGEAGDPEHLISSYLVSHGISHGILLRKVPFVQYLYYLDQIGIAMSPLSNNALFLTYDKNPFPHYFKRGLNVSLSTDDPLQFSYTREPLIEEYSVAAQIYKLSNVDMCELARNSVLQSGWETEIKKHWIGENFTVDGMEGNDLAKTNVPDIRISYRDDTLKTELELVNHFANFT